The Blattabacterium sp. (Blatta orientalis) str. Tarazona genome contains the following window.
TGCTATTCCTATAAATAAGCAAATCAGCTACATAATGTTTACTTTTTATTCCTGTCGTTCCAGTACTGGTAAAAATAATTTCTGGAATACTTTTTGATAGACTACAAATACAATGGGTTTTAAAAAAGGAAATAGGAAAAAATGGGATTTCAGAAATATTGGTAATCCGAAATGGATCAATTTTTAATAGTTGAAGATAATTTCTGTAAATCTGGTTATTTCTTACTTGATAATTGAATATCTCTAAAGTTAAAGATTCAAATTCTTTTTTGGATTCTATAGAAAAAATCTTTTTTTGAAAGTTCATTTAATGATATTTAAAAATAAAAAGTATAATTCTTCTAACTTTTTTAAAAAAACAAAAATTCTTTCCTAGATATATAAAAAATGTATTGAAACTCTTTTTCAAAGGAATTTGAAAAAAAATTATAAGGAATTAAATTTATTTTTTTATTTGCTTCTTTAAGAAAAAAAAGCCATATTGATAGATAAAAAAAATATTTTATCAGGCCTAAAAGACCACCAAATCCTTTATCAAAGGGTTTTAGCCATGTGATTTTCAAAATCATTTCTATGATTTTTTTAGTTAAAAAAGCTATAAATATTATAAAAAAAAATGAAATGATTAGAGAAAAACCTGTAAGAAAGGGTTCTTCCTTACTGTATTTTTTTAGCAATCCTTCTGAAAAAAAGTGAAAAATCTTGATTCCTTTGTATAGGAAAAAAAAACATATCATAAATACAAATAACTGGGAGAGTAATCCTTTTCTATACCCTTTATATGCACCATATAAAACGATAATTAGAATAATGATATCTGTGCCAACCATAAATAACTTTTTTTACTAAAAAATGAAAAAAAATTTAATACAAAAATTTCATATAAATTGGAATAAAGTCATTTTATATATACGAAATCATTTTTACATAGAAGGAGAAATTGATCTCATTGGGATTATTTACCTGATAGGGATTCAAGAGCTTGGGAAAGGAAAAAATATTTTTTTGAATAGAGAAGATAAAATTAATATTTTACATATTTCTATATGTAGAATATTAGAACCTTTTGGTTATTATAGGTTTATTGGAAGAGACAGAGAAGGATGGCCTCATTATCTTTTGAAAAAGGATCTTCCCTTTTTAAACAAAGAAGAACAATCGTTTTTAATTAAAAAAGCTATCATTCGTTATATGAGTGAAGAAAATATTCTGAAGGATATTCATAAATCATAAAATTTTATGGATCAAAAAGTGGATCAAATAAAAAAGGAGATAAACTGTTTTCAGGCTAAAAATTCTGAAGCTCTAGAAGCCTTCAGAATTAAATTTTTGGGTAAAAAAAAGGGAATTTTGACGGTTTTATTTAAAAAATTAAAAAAACTTCCTATTCAAGAAAGAAAAATTTTTGGTAAAATCATCAATGATTTAAAAAAGGAGGTTCAAAAAAAAATACAAATAGATCATTCTAAAAACTTCATCAAAGATGATGATAAAAATTTTGATCCTACAATTCCAGGAAAATCTATAGAAGTAGGATCTATACACCCCATATCTATTATAATAAATAGGATTATAGACGTCTTTAGAAAAATTGGATTTTCTTATGTAGAAGGACCTGAAATTGAAGATGATTGGCATAACTTTACGGCTTTAAATATCCCTATAGATCACCCATCTAGGGATATGCAGGATACCTTTTTTTTATGCAAAAATCCAGATATTGTATTGCGCACACATACTTCCTCTGTACAAATACGATATATGAAAAAAAACAGTCCGCCTTCTCGTGTTTTATCTGTCGGAAAAGTATATAGAAATGAAACGATTTCCTCTCGTTCCTATTTTATGTTCCACCAAGCAGAAGGTTTTTATATCGATAAAAAAGTATCCTTTTCAGACCTAAAACAAACTATTCATTATTTGATCAACTCTCTTTTTGGAGAAGTAAAAATTAGATTCCGTCCTTCGTATTTTCCATTTACAGAACCTAGTGCAGAAGTGGATATATATAATAATCATACAGGGTGGTTAGAGATTATGGGATGTGGGATGATAGATCCACAAGTATTGAAAAACGTAAATATTGATTCAGAAATTTATTCTGGATTTGCTTTTGGGATAGGGATAGAACGTCTTGCATTATTGATTTATCAAATTGATGACATTAGAGTCTATTTTGATAATGATATTCGTTTTTTAAGACAATTTCAGAGTGATTTTTAATATTATTATTATTTGAATTCTCTTTGTCTGAATACTTCATATAAAAGGATCCCACAAGCTACAGAAACATTTAAAGAGGATATCCCGTGTATAGCTGGAATTTTTGCCTTTTCGGAGGTTATTTCTAAATATTTAGGACAAATCCCATTGGATTCATTTCCAAGAATGATAGCCGTAGGACCTGAAAAATCTATTTTATACCAATAGATATTGGATTTTTCCGTAGCGGAAACAACCTTTAACCCGTACTTTATCAAATACTCTATAGTTTTTTTAATATTTTTTTCTTGACATATTGGTACTTTAAATAAAGCTCCTGAAGAAGTTTTGATAGAATCAGAGCCAATCAGGGCTGTATATTTTGTTGGAATAATGATAGCATCTACACCAGCACATGCAGCAGTACGAATGATAGATCCAAAATTTCTTACATCCGTAATACGATCTAAAATGAGCAAAAGTGGGTTTTTTCCTTTTTCATAAAATATAGGAAGTAAATCTTCTATGGAATAAGTTTCTATTGGAGAGAGAAGAGCAAAAACTCCTTGATGATTTTTATTGTTCAACTGATGAAATTTATTTTTAGGAACGATATGAATGGGGATATTTTCTCTCTTGGAGAGAGAGATTAACTTTTTGTAATAAGGATTACATTTTTTTTTCCATCCTATTTGAAAAAATAACTTACTAATACTCCTTTTGGATTGAATAGCTTCTATTAAGGGATGTATTCCATAAATAATTTCTAATTTACTCATGAGATTACATGATTTTATTTTTTTAAAACTTTAAAAAAGGAATTTTTAATGAAAAATCGTATAATGTCTTTACAGAAAAAAAGATAAAAAGAAAAGAAAAAGATATAAGATAGTAATAATCCCAAATCCTACCACATAATTTCCAAAATAATAGGATAGAAAAAAAGACAAGGCAAGGCTTCCTGAAAAAAGGATCATTCCGCCAAGTAAAAGGAAAAAAAAATTCATAAAAATTTCTGTCATGATGGCCGCTACCACTTTAATCGCTTCATTTTGAAAAAATTGAAATTTTTTCTTGATAAAATTTTTAATAAAAACAAACATTTTTTAGATAAAAAAATTAAGTCCCCAATTCCTCTTCGACTTTGTCCATTTTATCTTTTTTATTTTTTTTCCATTTTGCCTCAAAGTTAGATTTAATTCTATGTACTTTTTTTCCTATTTTTTTACTTATTTCTTGTAAATTATCTTTCAGCTCTTCTGTCTTTTTTCCTAGTATATTTCTAATTTTATCCTCTTTTCTTGGAGCTAACAAAATTCCCAGTATTAAACCTGCCATTGTCCCCAGAATCACTCCCCAAAAAAACTTCCTCCTTTTTTCATAATAACAATTTTATATTTATAATAAATTTAATCATACAATATTTACGCACAAAATTGTCTTTGTTTATTTAGAAAAAAATTTTTCTCTATGTTAGATATTAAAAAAAATTTTTCTCTCAAAAATTTTAATACATTTGGAATAAATGTTTATGCACATTATTTTGTAAATGTGAAAAGTATAGAAGATATACAAAAAATTTTCTTTAAACATCCATCCATTCCAAAACTTTTTTTGGGAAATGGGAGTAATATTCTTTTTTTAAAGAATTATTATCAAGGAATGGTAATTAAAATTGGGATCAAAGGGAAGAAAGTGATTAAGGAAAACGAGAATCAAGCAGTTGTTCAAGCTTTTGCCGGAGAAAATTGGAAGGAATTTGTAGGTTGGACTATAAAAAAAGGTTTCAGTGGATTAGAGAATTTATCGTTTATTCCTGGTTCGGTTGGGGCAGCTCCAATTCAAAACATTGGAGCCTATGGAGCAGAAGTAAAGGATACTTTGTTGGAAGTTCAAGTATATGAAACGAATAATGGAAAAATGCGAATCTTCACACGAGAAGAATGTCAACTAGAATATCGTCATTCTTTTTTCAAACATCCACGTTTCAAAAATAAATTTTTGGTTTTATCTGTTTCCTTTCTATTAAGAAAAAAGTATCACAAGTTGAACACTTATTCCATTGAGATTCAAGAAGAATTAAAAAAAATGAATATTAAAAAACCAACTATGTACGATTTAAGTAAAGCTATTCTTTACATTAGAAATAGAAAACTTCCAAACCCAAAAAAAATAGGAAATGCTGGTAGCTTTTTTATGAATCCAATAATAGGGATATTGGATTTTAAAAAATTAAAATCTAAATATCCAACTATTACAGGATATTCTATTTCTACTAATCAAGTGAAACTATCTGCTAGTTCCTTGATTGAAACTATAGGATGGAAAGGAAAAAAACAGGGGGATGTAGGTGTATATGAAAAACAACCTATAGTTTTGGTAAATTATGGAAGAGCTAGTGGAATGGATATATATTCTTTTTCAGAAAAAATAACTCAAGACATAAAAAATAAGTTGGGCCTTGTTTTATCAAGAGAAGTTCATCTCATACGATAGTTCGTGAAAAAAACACTAAATAATGAAAAAGAAGTAAGACTTCACTATCTAAAGGAAAGCATTTACCTTTGTTTTATTTTTCTCTATTTTGTAAATAGAAAAGAAAAAAATTTTTATTTCAATGAATTTAGAAGAAAAATCCACAGAATATATACAAAAAAAAATCAAAGAAAAACCTGAATTTGGAATAATATTATTAGGAAATCAGTTTCATCAATTGGTCCATGAAATAAAAAATCCTATATGCATTCCTTACGAGGACATCCCAAATTTTACAAAAGTATATGGAAAATTTATATCCGGAGATATAGAAGGGAAAAAGGTTCTATTTTTAATAGAACCTTTTTCCTCTTATTATGAGGAGGAATATACTCCTCTTCCTCTAGTCATGTGTAAAAATATGGGGATAGATAAGTTGATATTAATTAATATTTCTGGAGGAGTGAATCCAAACTACAAAACAGGAGATGTAATGTTGGTAAAAGATCATATTAATCTTTTCCCAGAAAGTCCTAATATGAAAAAATTTATGAAGAATAATTTTTTTGGAATAACAGAACCCTATGATCAAAAAATGATTGAAATGGCAGAGAATATAGCCATGAATCACAATATTATCATACAAAAAGGGGTCTATGTCGCTTATCCTTATCCCCATTATAAAACCCATTCAGAATATGCAATGATACGATCCATGGGTGGGGATAGTGTTGGAATGAGTAATATTGTTTCATCCGTGATTACAGCTAGATGTATGGATTTACGAGTTTTTGCTATATCCATTATGATGGGGATGGGGTTATCTGAACAAAAAGGATCTTATGAATCCATCCATTTGATGAAATCATTTTTTCAAGAAACAGAAAAATCAATCCCTCTTTTAATATTGATTGTCAAAGAATTTATCAAACTTTGTTTTTAAGATCTATTAAAAAAATTTAGAATCTCTTTTCTAGGAAAGGGGAACTATTGGCAAATTATCTATCATATTTTTCGTAATTTTTACAAAAGTTTTTCTTATAGAATCGTTTTGTAAAACAACAGGAATCCCTAAATCTGAAGATACTCGTATGTCTTGTAACAGTGGAATCTCTCCAAGAAAAAAAATATTCATTTTTTTGGAAAAATTTTTCACTCCATTTTTTCCAAATAAATAGTATTTTTCTTTGGAATCTTTTGGAATAAAAAAAGACATATTTTCTATGATTCCAAGTATGGGGACATGAATAGATTTAAGACGAAACATTCCTACAGATCTATGCACATCCGATAAAGAAATTTTCTGAGGAGTACTAACAATAACAATTCCTTTTAATGGAATTTCCTGCACAAGTGATAAATGGATGTCCCCTGTACCTGGTGGTAAATCTACAATTAGAAAATCTAATCCACCCCAATCGGTTTCATGAATAAATTGTCTTAAGGCTTTAGTAGCCATGGGGCCCCTCCAAACAATAGCCTGTCCAGATTTTGAAAAGAAACCTAAAGATAGAATCTTTACTCCATAACTAGTGATAGGATTCATGATAGAAGTTCCATTCTTCTGGACAATACAGGAAGATATTTTATTTTCTTCTAAATTGAACATTAATGGAATAGAAGGACCATAAATATCTGCATCTAATAAACCTACATGAAACCCCATTTTTACTAAAGAAACCGAGATATTAGTTGCTATTGTGGATTTTCCAACTCCTCCTTTTCCTGAAGCTATGGCTATGATATTTTTTATTTCAGTCTTTTTTTTTCTAGAAGTATCTAATTTCATTTCTATTCGTATTTTTTTATCTACATTTTGATATTTTATAGCCTGTTGGATATTTCGTCCCAATTTTTTTTTCATATGCATAGTCGGATTGGATAAGCTTATATATATTCGGATTTCCTCATGAAATACATCTATTTTTTTGACGATTCCAGATTCCATAATATTTCTTTTATTAAGAAATACATTTTCTAATGCTTTCGTTATTTTTTTTTCATTATTCCAGTCCTTCTTTTTTCAGAAATATCTAATTTTATTTTTATATTTTTAATTAGAGGAGATATCTTTTTCTAATTTATTCTATTATTGGAGTAAAAAAAAATATCTATGTTAAAAATTCCTCATTTTCATACGAAAGTTATCGTTTTCAAATGGGGTCATTTAAAAACTCGATTTTTGGAAAAATTATTAATTCTTTCGGAAAAAGATAAAAAACACCTTCTTTACTTATCAGAAAAACGAAAAAAAGAATTTTTAGGAGTACGCTACGCTCTAAGATATATAGGAATAAATAAGAATGTTTTTTACAATGAAAAAAGAAAACCTTTTCTTTTTCCTCAAGAAAAGTATATTTCATTCAGTCATTCTTTTGAAAAAATAGCTATAGCCATCAGCTCCTATCATATAGGTATAGACATAGAGAAGTTACGAAAAAAAATAGTTAGAGTAAAGAAAAAATTTATTAGAGAGGATGAATCTATTTTTATCCATCAAAACTACGAAATAGATTATCTACATATCATATGGGGAATTAAAGAAAGTTTATACAAATTAGAGGGAGGAATTTTCCCCAGTTTTTTAGATCGCTATAAAGTTTCCCCTTTTTGCATAAAAAAGGATTTTTGCATATCCTGTTGGATTATGAAAGATTCCTATAGTAAGAGGTTTTCTGCTTTTTACAGAAAAATAGATGACCACTACCTGGTTTATATTATAGATAGGGATGATGATGAAGGAATGGATTAGGATCCTTTTGTCACCTTATCCTCATAGTAGTTGGATTCATATTCTTTTGGAATTTACGGCTGTAATATTTAGTATATCCAGTGTTGTCTTTGCACAAAAAAACAACATATGGTTATATCCAATAGGAATAGTGAGTACTATTATATACAGTTATTTGACTTTCGTGACTTCTCTTTATGGAGATTTTATTATTAACATATATTATACAGGAATGAGTGGCTATGGATGGTATGTTTGGCTATTTAAAAAGGACCAAAAAAATAAAAAATTATCTATAACTTTTTCCGATAAAAAAGATTATTTCTATACGCTTTTATGGTTTGTATCCACTTGTCTTTTCAGTATAACGGTTTATTTTTTCAATGGAAAACTTCAAACCCCTTTTGATTGGATGGATGTATTGACCACGGGGATTTTTTTTTCTGGAATGTATCAGATGGCTATGAAAAAAGTAGAAAATTGGATATTTTGGATGGTTGGAAACCTTATTTCCGTACCTATTTATTTTTTGAAAGGTCTCATATTAACAGGTTTTTTATTTATTTTTTTGGCCTTATTGGCTATAGAAGGTTATATGATTTGGAATCAAAAAGCACTTAATAACAAAAAAACCTATTTTTAATTATGGTTTTTTTTCATTAATTGATGAGCTACTTCTTGGATATTATCATATTCGGTTTCTATTCTTTTTTTTAGATTTTTGACTCGTATTTTCTTTTTTTCTATTTCATTTTTTCCTATACTAATAGCAAATGGAATGTGATTCTCGTTTGCATACCTGAATTGTTTACTTATTTTTACGGCATTAGGATACAATTGAGTGGAAATTCCTTTTTTTCTTAAAAAATTTATCATGTTATATGCATATAAAACCTCTTCATCTCCGAAATTAATAAACAATACTTTTGAAGGACTACTAGAAATAGTTGAAAATAAATTCTCTTTTTCCATGGCTATATATATTCTATCTAAACCCAAAGAGACTCCTACGCCAGAAAGATTTTTCATTCCAAAAAAGCTAGATAATTGATCATATCTTCCACCTCCTCCAATAGAATTTTTCATACAGGTTCCCTTATTATCTGGAAATATTTCAAATATGGGACCTGTATAATAATTCATTCCTCTAGCTAAAGAAACATTCCATTTCAATTTTGTCTTTTTTAAAGAAATATTTTTTATCTTTTGAAAGATAAAACTGAGATCTTTTATTCCTTTTTTTCCTCTTTCAGAGGATTGGAAAGCGATAGTTAAAGATTCTATTTTTTTTGAA
Protein-coding sequences here:
- a CDS encoding YtxH domain-containing protein, which gives rise to MAGLILGILLAPRKEDKIRNILGKKTEELKDNLQEISKKIGKKVHRIKSNFEAKWKKNKKDKMDKVEEELGT
- a CDS encoding CvpA family protein; the protein is MVGTDIIILIIVLYGAYKGYRKGLLSQLFVFMICFFFLYKGIKIFHFFSEGLLKKYSKEEPFLTGFSLIISFFFIIFIAFLTKKIIEMILKITWLKPFDKGFGGLLGLIKYFFYLSIWLFFLKEANKKINLIPYNFFSNSFEKEFQYIFYISRKEFLFF
- the pnuC gene encoding nicotinamide riboside transporter PnuC codes for the protein MKEWIRILLSPYPHSSWIHILLEFTAVIFSISSVVFAQKNNIWLYPIGIVSTIIYSYLTFVTSLYGDFIINIYYTGMSGYGWYVWLFKKDQKNKKLSITFSDKKDYFYTLLWFVSTCLFSITVYFFNGKLQTPFDWMDVLTTGIFFSGMYQMAMKKVENWIFWMVGNLISVPIYFLKGLILTGFLFIFLALLAIEGYMIWNQKALNNKKTYF
- the murB gene encoding UDP-N-acetylmuramate dehydrogenase, encoding MLDIKKNFSLKNFNTFGINVYAHYFVNVKSIEDIQKIFFKHPSIPKLFLGNGSNILFLKNYYQGMVIKIGIKGKKVIKENENQAVVQAFAGENWKEFVGWTIKKGFSGLENLSFIPGSVGAAPIQNIGAYGAEVKDTLLEVQVYETNNGKMRIFTREECQLEYRHSFFKHPRFKNKFLVLSVSFLLRKKYHKLNTYSIEIQEELKKMNIKKPTMYDLSKAILYIRNRKLPNPKKIGNAGSFFMNPIIGILDFKKLKSKYPTITGYSISTNQVKLSASSLIETIGWKGKKQGDVGVYEKQPIVLVNYGRASGMDIYSFSEKITQDIKNKLGLVLSREVHLIR
- the rlmB gene encoding 23S rRNA (guanosine(2251)-2'-O)-methyltransferase RlmB, with amino-acid sequence MSKLEIIYGIHPLIEAIQSKRSISKLFFQIGWKKKCNPYYKKLISLSKRENIPIHIVPKNKFHQLNNKNHQGVFALLSPIETYSIEDLLPIFYEKGKNPLLLILDRITDVRNFGSIIRTAACAGVDAIIIPTKYTALIGSDSIKTSSGALFKVPICQEKNIKKTIEYLIKYGLKVVSATEKSNIYWYKIDFSGPTAIILGNESNGICPKYLEITSEKAKIPAIHGISSLNVSVACGILLYEVFRQREFK
- a CDS encoding Mrp/NBP35 family ATP-binding protein; protein product: MESGIVKKIDVFHEEIRIYISLSNPTMHMKKKLGRNIQQAIKYQNVDKKIRIEMKLDTSRKKKTEIKNIIAIASGKGGVGKSTIATNISVSLVKMGFHVGLLDADIYGPSIPLMFNLEENKISSCIVQKNGTSIMNPITSYGVKILSLGFFSKSGQAIVWRGPMATKALRQFIHETDWGGLDFLIVDLPPGTGDIHLSLVQEIPLKGIVIVSTPQKISLSDVHRSVGMFRLKSIHVPILGIIENMSFFIPKDSKEKYYLFGKNGVKNFSKKMNIFFLGEIPLLQDIRVSSDLGIPVVLQNDSIRKTFVKITKNMIDNLPIVPLS
- a CDS encoding 4'-phosphopantetheinyl transferase superfamily protein; translation: MLKIPHFHTKVIVFKWGHLKTRFLEKLLILSEKDKKHLLYLSEKRKKEFLGVRYALRYIGINKNVFYNEKRKPFLFPQEKYISFSHSFEKIAIAISSYHIGIDIEKLRKKIVRVKKKFIREDESIFIHQNYEIDYLHIIWGIKESLYKLEGGIFPSFLDRYKVSPFCIKKDFCISCWIMKDSYSKRFSAFYRKIDDHYLVYIIDRDDDEGMD
- the pheS gene encoding phenylalanine--tRNA ligase subunit alpha; protein product: MDQKVDQIKKEINCFQAKNSEALEAFRIKFLGKKKGILTVLFKKLKKLPIQERKIFGKIINDLKKEVQKKIQIDHSKNFIKDDDKNFDPTIPGKSIEVGSIHPISIIINRIIDVFRKIGFSYVEGPEIEDDWHNFTALNIPIDHPSRDMQDTFFLCKNPDIVLRTHTSSVQIRYMKKNSPPSRVLSVGKVYRNETISSRSYFMFHQAEGFYIDKKVSFSDLKQTIHYLINSLFGEVKIRFRPSYFPFTEPSAEVDIYNNHTGWLEIMGCGMIDPQVLKNVNIDSEIYSGFAFGIGIERLALLIYQIDDIRVYFDNDIRFLRQFQSDF
- a CDS encoding purine-nucleoside phosphorylase, which encodes MNLEEKSTEYIQKKIKEKPEFGIILLGNQFHQLVHEIKNPICIPYEDIPNFTKVYGKFISGDIEGKKVLFLIEPFSSYYEEEYTPLPLVMCKNMGIDKLILINISGGVNPNYKTGDVMLVKDHINLFPESPNMKKFMKNNFFGITEPYDQKMIEMAENIAMNHNIIIQKGVYVAYPYPHYKTHSEYAMIRSMGGDSVGMSNIVSSVITARCMDLRVFAISIMMGMGLSEQKGSYESIHLMKSFFQETEKSIPLLILIVKEFIKLCF